The Triticum aestivum cultivar Chinese Spring chromosome 3A, IWGSC CS RefSeq v2.1, whole genome shotgun sequence genome includes a region encoding these proteins:
- the LOC123059001 gene encoding uncharacterized protein translates to MAVYIRLDDAVRARLRGDGGGTSSGSDHDASACLSGLVQAFLETDAAAGAGDDAGGPAPKGRDGYDSDDADGAAEAAAASVRELLDPPAAEDPFRIRLAAAVSAALDAEAPLRGHGAAFRRAVMRRLRAAGYDAGVCRSRWETCGNLTAGTYEYVDVVVPAAGKAARYIVDADFRAGLQVARATAEYAVVVAAVPARAVVAREEAVGRAVRVAADAARRSLRAHGLHVPPWRKSRYMLAKWLGPYKRSPSSSSPASGAMPAPGTTGLDVIKCRAVGFFPSQTAAPAARIK, encoded by the coding sequence ATGGCCGTGTACATCCGCCTCGACGACGCCGTGCGCGCGCGCCTCCGCGGGGACGGGGGCGGCACCAGCAGCGGCAGCGACCACGACGCCTCCGCCTGCCTCTCCGGCCTCGTCCAGGCCTTCCTCGAGacggacgccgccgccggcgccggggaCGACGCGGGCGGCCCGGCCCCGAAAGGGCGTGACGGGTACGACTCCGACGACGCGGACGGCgccgcggaggcggccgcggcgtcCGTGCGGGAGCTGCTCGACCCGCCGGCCGCGGAGGACCCCTTCCGGATCAGGCTGGCGGCCGCCGTGTCCGCGGCGCTGGACGCGGAGGCGCCGCTGCGGGGCCACGGCGCGGCGTTCCGGCGCGCGGTGATGCGGCGGCTGCGCGCCGCCGGGTACGACGCCGGCGTGTGCCGGTCGCGCTGGGAGACGTGCGGCAACCTGACGGCCGGGACGTACGAGTACGTCGACGTGGTCGTGCCGGCCGCGGGGAAGGCGGCGAGGTACATTGTGGACGCGGACTTCCGGGCCGGGCTGCAGGTGGCGCGCGCGACGGCGGAGTACGCGGTGGTCGTGGCCGCGGTGCCGGCCAGGGCGGTGGTCGCGCGGGAGGAGGCCGTGGGGCGCGCCGTGCGCGTGGCCGCCGACGCCGCGCGCCGGTCGCTCCGGGCGCACGGCCTCCACGTGCCGCCGTGGCGCAAGAGCCGCTACATGCTCGCCAAGTGGCTCGGGCCCTACAAGCGGTCGCCGTCCTCCTCATCACCAGCGTCCGGGGCAATGCCGGCGCCCGGCACCACCGGGCTGGACGTCATCAAGTGCCGCGCCGTCGGGTTCTTCCCGTCCCAGACGGCCGCGCCGGCGGCGAGGATCAAGTAG